A window of the Trichoplusia ni isolate ovarian cell line Hi5 chromosome 4, tn1, whole genome shotgun sequence genome harbors these coding sequences:
- the LOC113493106 gene encoding uncharacterized protein LOC113493106 — MVFETRGRTHDNIPPLILNGTALRRVFRFKYLGHVLTPSLKDDEDIERERRALSVRANMIARRFARCSLKVKLTLFRAYCTNFYTCSLWAGYTQRTYNALRVQYNNAFRVLVGLPRFCSASGMFADAQVDCFYATMRKRCASLVSRVRASSNSILNMIHYL, encoded by the coding sequence ATGGTTTTTGAGACTAGGGGTAGGACACATGATAATATACCACCTCTAATACTCAACGGAACAGCATTGAGAAGAGTATTCAGATTTAAATATCTTGGTCATGTGTTAACGCCTAGTCTCAAGGACGATGAAGACATTGAGCGGGAGCGGAGAGCGTTGTCAGTTCGAGCAAACATGATAGCTCGCAGGTTTGCACGGTGCTCACTTAAGGTCAAGCTCACCCTCTTTAGAGCTTACTGCACTAACTTCTACACATGTAGCCTGTGGGCAGGATATACGCAAAGAACATACAACGCTCTCCGCGTCCAGTATAATAATGCGTTTAGAGTGCTGGTGGGGCTGCCTCGCTTTTGTAGCGCATCTGGGATGTTTGCAGATGCACAAGTAGATTGTTTTTATGCAACAATGCGTAAGAGGTGCGCATCCCTGGTGAGCAGAGTGCGGGCCAGCTCCAACAGTATTCTGAACATGATCCACTACCTCTGA